From a single Proteiniborus ethanoligenes genomic region:
- a CDS encoding helix-turn-helix domain-containing protein, translating into MGYNYDKLWKLLIDKKMNKEELRKRTGMSSTTLARMGKDENVSLDVLGRICKELECDIGDIISYKG; encoded by the coding sequence ATGGGATACAATTATGACAAATTATGGAAACTACTAATTGACAAGAAAATGAATAAAGAAGAACTTCGAAAAAGAACAGGTATGTCCTCAACTACTTTAGCCCGTATGGGTAAGGATGAAAATGTTAGCTTAGATGTATTGGGAAGGATATGTAAAGAATTAGAATGTGATATAGGAGATATTATTAGTTATAAAGGATAA